From Paracoccus suum, the proteins below share one genomic window:
- a CDS encoding helix-turn-helix domain-containing protein, giving the protein MITSRQTRAARALLGWTQEMLADKAKVSLTALKRMESAAELRVYESTSDQVRRALEAEGIAFIRSGRNEGVMLVDVHEAAERSRVR; this is encoded by the coding sequence ATGATCACTTCCCGACAAACACGGGCCGCGCGCGCATTACTGGGTTGGACACAGGAGATGCTCGCTGACAAGGCCAAGGTTTCGCTGACGGCGCTCAAGCGCATGGAGTCGGCCGCTGAACTGCGTGTGTATGAAAGCACCAGCGACCAGGTCCGCAGAGCGCTTGAGGCCGAAGGAATCGCCTTCATCAGATCGGGCCGCAACGAAGGGGTTATGCTTGTCGATGTGCACGAAGCAGCCGAACGCAGCAGAGTCCGGTAA
- a CDS encoding transcriptional regulator domain-containing protein: MTPDTREWRSSTTYDYLDRADVDALAWECLRRNLDYQRDYANSIRTASELGPETEAIGDRWGLRFPRQAEPECTRTTGFLDAGS; encoded by the coding sequence ATGACGCCCGATACAAGAGAATGGCGATCATCAACTACATACGACTATCTCGATCGGGCAGATGTAGATGCACTGGCGTGGGAGTGCCTTCGGCGCAATCTCGATTACCAGCGCGACTACGCAAACTCCATCCGCACGGCCTCCGAACTCGGGCCTGAGACCGAAGCGATCGGCGATCGCTGGGGTCTCCGATTTCCCCGCCAGGCCGAGCCTGAATGCACTCGAACAACCGGTTTTCTGGACGCCGGAAGCTGA
- a CDS encoding replication initiator protein A, whose translation MTTRHRPSPERGQLDLFHALPGDFAPRDAQDLMAYPFFSLSKSHRTAPIDFVAGDVSIRVEAVPDHGMATIWDADILIWAASQIVEARDKGLRTSRLMAATPYEILNFIGRGVSMRDYQRLKAALDRLQSTTVATSIRQAAEGRRHRFSWINEWQERTDRQGRPAGIELIVPDWFYRAVLDDALVLTIDRDYFGLTGGLDRWLYRIVRKHGGKQRNGWRFDFRHLHQKSGSLSPLKRFAFELRDIIRRQPLPGYSLFLEVEVGGRLLLAFEPSAACGQPVDGLVLSGTRPIVLSGTGGSCYREPKQGVSSGNKKRNRALNLESNQESNFEERARDVENVAGRRPNQAKKPSLQAHVTDQALRSSACTDRSSGHAHRTFGDEPGGAK comes from the coding sequence ATGACGACGCGGCATCGCCCATCTCCGGAGCGCGGACAACTCGATCTGTTCCACGCGCTCCCTGGCGATTTCGCGCCCCGCGATGCGCAGGACCTCATGGCCTATCCGTTCTTCTCCCTCTCCAAGTCACACCGCACCGCGCCGATCGATTTCGTCGCCGGCGACGTGAGCATCCGCGTCGAGGCGGTTCCCGATCATGGCATGGCCACAATCTGGGATGCCGACATCCTCATCTGGGCGGCGAGCCAGATCGTCGAAGCGCGCGACAAGGGTCTTCGCACTTCGCGCCTGATGGCCGCCACCCCCTACGAGATCCTCAATTTCATCGGTCGCGGCGTATCGATGCGCGATTATCAGCGCCTCAAGGCTGCACTCGACCGGCTGCAGTCGACCACGGTCGCAACCTCAATACGGCAAGCGGCCGAAGGACGCCGCCACCGTTTCTCCTGGATCAATGAATGGCAGGAGCGCACCGATCGCCAAGGGCGTCCCGCTGGCATCGAACTGATCGTGCCGGACTGGTTCTACCGCGCCGTTCTCGACGATGCGCTCGTCCTGACCATCGACCGGGACTATTTCGGTCTCACTGGAGGCCTCGATCGCTGGCTCTACCGCATTGTGCGCAAGCATGGCGGCAAACAACGCAATGGCTGGCGCTTCGACTTCCGCCACCTGCATCAGAAATCCGGCAGTCTTTCGCCATTAAAACGCTTCGCGTTCGAGCTGCGCGACATCATTCGCCGCCAGCCATTGCCTGGCTACTCGCTGTTCCTTGAGGTCGAAGTCGGCGGCCGGTTGCTGCTTGCTTTCGAACCATCGGCGGCCTGTGGACAACCTGTGGACGGCCTCGTGCTATCAGGAACCCGACCTATCGTGCTATCGGGAACCGGAGGCTCGTGCTATCGGGAACCGAAACAGGGTGTAAGCTCTGGAAACAAAAAGCGAAATCGCGCCCTTAACTTAGAGTCTAACCAAGAATCTAACTTTGAAGAGCGCGCGCGCGATGTGGAAAACGTCGCCGGAAGGCGGCCGAACCAGGCCAAAAAGCCATCACTTCAAGCGCATGTAACCGATCAGGCTCTTCGTAGCTCCGCCTGTACGGACCGCTCTTCCGGCCACGCGCATCGCACCTTCGGCGACGAGCCTGGAGGCGCGAAATGA
- a CDS encoding single-stranded DNA-binding protein, whose product MQNIVILAGNIGQDPETRNTQSGTSITHFTLATSRPRYSEGKVVRDKDGYRVQDTEWHRITAFNGLGKTIQQHCEKGMKVLVRGRIHYTKWTDQQGVERYGCEIIAETVDFLSRAKQTQNDDGKFIDDDDIPF is encoded by the coding sequence ATGCAGAACATCGTCATTCTTGCCGGCAACATCGGCCAGGACCCCGAAACCCGCAACACCCAGAGCGGCACCTCGATCACCCACTTCACGCTGGCCACCTCGCGCCCCCGCTACTCGGAAGGCAAGGTTGTCCGAGACAAGGACGGCTATCGCGTCCAGGACACCGAGTGGCACCGGATCACCGCCTTCAACGGCCTCGGCAAGACGATCCAGCAGCATTGCGAGAAGGGCATGAAGGTTCTGGTTCGCGGCCGCATCCACTACACCAAGTGGACCGATCAGCAGGGCGTCGAGCGCTACGGCTGCGAGATCATTGCCGAGACGGTGGACTTCCTCAGCCGGGCAAAGCAGACCCAGAACGACGACGGCAAGTTCATCGACGACGATGACATCCCGTTCTGA
- a CDS encoding SLOG family protein, which translates to MNEDDDTGFEPVHTSSPTDHVLTELQLYGYRPFQDEPDPRPLPEGNTVAAAVADIFDALVSTLGDTRLEPDLDDLLWSTVNLFHRAADRVERELDDNEQGQRRLQREQDGSEVKSVELERLTAEGQTLVERRNSMELFRDLSADAFEHHTGTPWRPRSGSMVNHRNLISAMIDSRDFLAAKRRAETEVLLPAGPRVAVTGGADFNDHNLIWTKLDQVHAKHTDMVLLHGGSPKGAELIASRWADSRKVPQVAFKPDWTKHAKAAPFKRNDAMLDVLPVGVLVFPGTGIQENLADKARKLGIPVMKFDGGA; encoded by the coding sequence ATGAACGAAGACGATGACACAGGCTTCGAGCCGGTCCACACCTCATCCCCCACCGATCACGTCCTCACCGAACTCCAGCTCTATGGCTACCGCCCCTTCCAGGACGAACCCGATCCGCGTCCGCTGCCGGAGGGCAACACCGTCGCCGCAGCCGTCGCAGACATCTTCGACGCCCTCGTCTCGACGCTCGGCGACACCCGCCTCGAACCCGATCTCGACGATCTCCTCTGGTCGACGGTCAATCTCTTCCATCGCGCCGCCGACCGGGTCGAACGCGAACTGGACGACAACGAGCAGGGGCAGCGCCGCCTTCAGCGGGAACAGGATGGCAGCGAGGTCAAGAGCGTCGAACTCGAACGCCTCACGGCGGAGGGACAGACCCTGGTCGAACGGCGCAACAGCATGGAACTCTTCCGCGACCTCTCGGCGGACGCCTTCGAGCACCACACCGGCACGCCCTGGCGGCCGCGCAGCGGTTCGATGGTCAACCATCGCAACCTCATCTCGGCAATGATCGACAGCCGCGATTTCCTCGCCGCTAAGCGCCGGGCCGAGACGGAGGTGCTGCTGCCCGCCGGTCCCAGAGTCGCCGTCACGGGCGGTGCGGACTTCAACGATCACAACCTGATCTGGACGAAGCTCGATCAGGTTCATGCCAAGCACACGGACATGGTGCTCCTGCACGGCGGCTCGCCGAAGGGCGCTGAACTGATCGCCTCCCGCTGGGCTGACAGTCGCAAGGTGCCGCAGGTCGCCTTCAAGCCCGACTGGACGAAGCACGCCAAGGCCGCGCCCTTCAAGCGCAACGACGCCATGCTCGATGTCCTGCCGGTCGGCGTCCTGGTCTTCCCCGGCACCGGGATTCAGGAGAACCTTGCGGATAAGGCGCGCAAGCTCGGCATTCCAGTCATGAAGTTCGACGGCGGCGCGTAA
- a CDS encoding helix-turn-helix transcriptional regulator gives MNANLATLPPRFLRTKEAAEFLSLSARTLEKHRTYGTGPAYRKLGGRVVYSVNELEAWAERGAVTSTSDPRGSVLPAKRHEPAPASHAGRHAR, from the coding sequence ATGAACGCCAATCTCGCGACCCTGCCGCCGCGCTTCCTCCGCACCAAGGAAGCCGCCGAATTCCTCAGTCTCTCGGCCCGTACCCTCGAAAAGCACCGGACCTACGGCACCGGGCCGGCCTATCGCAAGCTTGGCGGGCGCGTCGTTTATTCTGTCAATGAGCTTGAGGCATGGGCTGAACGCGGCGCCGTGACGTCCACCTCCGATCCGCGGGGCAGCGTGCTACCCGCGAAACGCCATGAGCCCGCACCGGCATCCCATGCCGGCCGTCACGCCCGCTGA
- a CDS encoding bifunctional class I SAM-dependent methyltransferase/DEAD/DEAH box helicase, whose translation MNMISASAAASVAGPLPLVPDSHAATSVFSAAGLLLPHLERGQRIDAATLRSAMETAFGASDTAGAWDWKTAYDASEAAIVLFLRKYGKALFRKAGSPADSLPLLTRIAGLLPTHTRRSEEAQTFQQFSTPIPLGLAAATAAAITPADRVLEPSAGTGLLAILAEIAGGALVLNELAEMRAGLLSSLFPALSVTRFDAAQIDDHLDPALVPSVVLMNPPFSALANVQGRVADAAFRHVASALARLAPGGRLVTITGASFAPDNPAWTPAFVRLQERGRVVFSAAVDGSVYAKHGTTIDTRITVIDKLPADDPAVFPTSPGAAPDAATLMVWIGASLPARQPVDPSVVVPVAAAPTPRTVRGYIAATAKAARPAPQTEPEAAPLDYEIVDWQPAEGGHITDAIYEEYALQVIRIPGAQPHPTQLVQSAAMASVAPPKPGYRPHLPKTILGLLSDAQLETVIYAGQAHADHLAGAWTVDETCDVVSAAAEDAKNAVRFRQGFFVGDGTGVGKGRESAAIILDNWMQGRRKAVWISKSDKLLEDAQRDWSALGMERLLVTPLSRFPQGKPVTLPEGILFTTYATLRSDDRGDRVSRVKQIVEWLGEDFDGVIIFDEAHSMQNAAGGKGERGDVAASQQGRAGLRLQHALPDARIVYVSATGATTVHNLAYAQRLGLWGGEDFPFATRTEFVEAIEGGGVAAMEVLARDMRALGLYTARSLSFAGVEYELVEHELTPEQTRIYDAYAGAFAIIHNNLDAAMEAANITGSTGTLNRQAKSAARSAFESAKQRFFGHLLTSMKTPTLLRSIAADLEAGHSAVIQIVSTGEALMERRLAELPTEEWNDVRVDITPREYVLDYLAHSFPVQLYEPFTDSEGNTSSRPVMRDGRPVESREAVARRDELIAKLASLPPVPGALDQLIQQFGTDTVAEVTGRLRRIIRKAGKGVTVDRLVVENRAASANLAETQAFMDDGKQVLVFSDAGGTGRSYHAELSARNTRLRVHYLLEAGWKADTAIQGLGRTHRTNQKQAPLFRPITTNVKAEKRFLSTIARRLDTLGAITRGQRQTAGQGLFRPEDNLESHYARDALRQLYLLLVRGKVEGCTLDRFESATGLKLMDSNGIKDDLPAITTFLNRLLALTIELQGVLFTAFEQLLTARIEGAIASGTYDAGLETLRAESFTVTDRQTIYTHPRTGAQTRLLTIIERKRNHPVTLSEAIGNLDDPRAVLLVNERSGRAAVQVPTTSVMLDDGEIERRVRLIRPTEAHNIPVKTMPETHWVEADRDAFASAWNAEIAEVPEFSDSTLHMVTGLLLPIWKRLPNESTRVYRLQTDAGERIIGRRVSPAWVAHATAIGVASITPEDAFTALMDGKTILDLAEGLQLRRVRVMGALRIELTGFTDTMRQRLTAYGLYHEIISWKLRFFVPVDAQGPVIIGKLFDRWPVERIGEREAA comes from the coding sequence ATGAACATGATTTCCGCATCCGCGGCGGCATCGGTCGCCGGGCCGCTTCCGCTTGTCCCCGACAGCCATGCCGCCACGTCCGTCTTTTCGGCGGCAGGTCTTCTTCTGCCTCACCTCGAGCGCGGCCAGCGCATCGACGCCGCCACGCTTCGCAGCGCGATGGAAACCGCCTTCGGCGCGTCCGATACCGCTGGCGCCTGGGACTGGAAAACCGCCTATGACGCCAGCGAGGCCGCGATCGTCCTGTTCCTGCGCAAGTACGGAAAGGCGCTTTTCCGTAAAGCCGGTTCGCCAGCCGATAGCCTGCCGCTGCTGACGCGGATCGCCGGGCTGCTGCCGACCCATACACGCCGCTCGGAGGAGGCGCAGACCTTCCAGCAATTCTCCACCCCGATCCCGCTGGGGCTGGCGGCCGCGACTGCCGCCGCCATCACGCCCGCCGACCGGGTTCTGGAACCCTCGGCCGGGACCGGACTGCTCGCCATCCTGGCCGAGATCGCCGGCGGCGCGCTCGTCCTCAACGAGCTGGCCGAGATGCGCGCCGGTCTTCTTTCCTCCCTCTTTCCCGCCTTGTCCGTCACGCGTTTCGACGCGGCGCAGATCGACGATCACCTCGATCCTGCCCTGGTCCCGTCCGTGGTGCTGATGAACCCGCCGTTCTCGGCGCTGGCGAATGTCCAGGGCCGCGTCGCCGATGCCGCCTTCCGCCACGTCGCTTCGGCGCTTGCGCGCCTTGCGCCCGGCGGGCGGCTGGTGACGATCACCGGCGCGAGCTTCGCCCCCGATAATCCTGCCTGGACCCCGGCCTTCGTCCGGCTGCAGGAGCGCGGTCGCGTGGTCTTCTCCGCCGCAGTCGATGGTTCTGTCTATGCCAAGCATGGCACGACGATCGATACCCGGATCACCGTCATCGACAAGCTGCCCGCCGACGATCCGGCAGTCTTCCCGACCTCTCCCGGCGCCGCACCGGATGCCGCCACCCTGATGGTCTGGATCGGCGCGAGCCTGCCCGCGCGTCAGCCTGTCGATCCTTCAGTCGTTGTCCCGGTTGCCGCAGCGCCTACGCCTCGCACCGTGCGCGGCTATATCGCCGCCACGGCGAAAGCCGCCCGCCCGGCGCCGCAGACCGAGCCGGAAGCCGCACCGCTCGACTATGAGATTGTCGATTGGCAGCCGGCCGAGGGCGGCCACATCACCGACGCCATCTATGAGGAATACGCGCTTCAGGTCATCCGTATTCCCGGCGCCCAGCCTCATCCAACCCAGCTCGTCCAGTCGGCGGCGATGGCGAGCGTCGCCCCGCCGAAGCCCGGCTACCGACCGCATCTGCCGAAGACCATTCTTGGTCTTCTGTCCGACGCGCAGCTTGAGACCGTCATCTATGCCGGCCAGGCCCATGCCGACCATCTCGCCGGGGCCTGGACCGTCGACGAGACCTGCGATGTGGTCAGCGCGGCGGCCGAGGACGCCAAGAACGCCGTCCGCTTCCGGCAAGGCTTCTTCGTCGGTGACGGCACCGGCGTCGGCAAGGGTCGGGAATCCGCCGCCATCATCCTCGACAACTGGATGCAGGGCCGCCGCAAGGCCGTCTGGATCTCCAAATCCGACAAATTGCTGGAAGACGCACAACGCGACTGGTCGGCGCTCGGCATGGAGCGCCTCCTGGTTACGCCGCTGTCGCGCTTCCCGCAGGGCAAGCCCGTGACGCTGCCCGAAGGCATCCTTTTCACGACCTATGCCACGCTACGCTCAGACGACCGCGGCGATAGGGTTTCCCGCGTCAAGCAGATCGTCGAATGGTTGGGCGAGGATTTCGATGGAGTGATCATCTTCGACGAGGCGCATTCGATGCAGAACGCCGCAGGCGGCAAGGGAGAACGGGGCGATGTCGCCGCCAGCCAGCAGGGCCGAGCCGGGCTTCGCCTCCAGCACGCCCTGCCGGACGCCCGCATCGTCTATGTCTCCGCGACCGGCGCCACTACGGTCCACAACCTCGCCTATGCCCAGCGCCTTGGCCTTTGGGGCGGCGAGGATTTCCCGTTCGCCACGCGGACCGAATTCGTCGAGGCCATCGAGGGCGGCGGCGTCGCGGCGATGGAGGTTCTGGCCCGCGACATGCGCGCCCTCGGCCTCTACACCGCCCGGTCGCTGTCCTTCGCCGGCGTCGAATACGAGCTGGTCGAGCATGAGCTGACCCCGGAACAGACCCGCATCTACGATGCCTATGCCGGGGCCTTCGCCATCATTCACAACAATCTGGATGCGGCGATGGAAGCGGCCAATATCACCGGCAGCACCGGCACCCTGAATCGGCAGGCGAAATCCGCCGCGCGCTCGGCCTTCGAGTCGGCCAAGCAGCGGTTTTTCGGCCATCTCCTGACCAGCATGAAAACCCCGACGCTGCTCCGCTCCATCGCAGCCGATCTGGAGGCGGGCCATTCGGCCGTCATCCAGATCGTCTCGACCGGCGAGGCGCTTATGGAACGCCGGCTGGCCGAGCTGCCGACCGAGGAATGGAACGACGTCCGCGTGGACATCACCCCGAGGGAATATGTCCTGGACTACCTTGCCCATTCCTTCCCGGTGCAGCTCTACGAGCCGTTCACCGACTCGGAGGGCAATACGTCATCGCGGCCCGTCATGCGCGACGGCCGGCCCGTCGAAAGCCGCGAAGCGGTCGCCCGCCGCGACGAGCTGATCGCAAAGCTCGCCAGCCTGCCGCCGGTCCCCGGTGCGCTGGACCAGCTCATCCAGCAGTTCGGCACCGATACCGTGGCTGAAGTGACGGGCCGGTTGCGGCGCATCATCCGCAAGGCTGGCAAGGGCGTCACTGTTGATCGCCTTGTCGTCGAGAATCGCGCAGCTTCGGCCAACCTGGCCGAAACCCAAGCGTTCATGGACGACGGCAAGCAGGTTCTGGTGTTCTCCGACGCCGGCGGCACAGGCCGCAGCTATCATGCCGAACTGTCGGCACGGAACACGCGGCTGCGCGTCCATTACCTGCTCGAAGCCGGATGGAAGGCCGATACTGCGATCCAGGGGCTTGGCCGAACGCACCGGACCAACCAGAAGCAAGCGCCCCTGTTCCGGCCGATCACCACGAACGTCAAAGCCGAAAAGCGCTTCCTTTCGACCATCGCCCGCCGTCTCGACACCCTGGGCGCGATCACGCGCGGCCAGCGCCAGACCGCCGGTCAGGGCCTGTTTCGGCCCGAAGACAATCTGGAATCGCATTACGCCCGCGACGCGCTGCGCCAGCTCTACCTGCTGCTGGTCCGCGGCAAGGTCGAGGGATGCACGCTCGACCGCTTTGAGAGCGCCACCGGCTTGAAGCTGATGGACTCCAACGGCATCAAGGATGACCTCCCGGCCATCACGACCTTCCTGAACCGGCTGCTGGCCTTGACGATTGAGCTTCAGGGCGTGCTGTTCACCGCCTTCGAGCAACTTCTGACGGCGCGCATCGAGGGCGCCATCGCGTCGGGCACCTATGACGCCGGGCTGGAGACGCTGCGAGCGGAGAGCTTTACCGTCACCGACCGTCAAACAATCTATACCCATCCGCGAACCGGCGCCCAGACCCGCCTGCTGACCATCATCGAGCGCAAGCGCAACCATCCGGTCACGCTGTCGGAGGCCATAGGCAACCTGGACGATCCGCGCGCGGTACTGTTGGTAAACGAGCGGTCGGGCCGCGCCGCCGTGCAGGTTCCGACCACCAGCGTCATGCTGGACGATGGCGAGATCGAGCGCCGTGTCCGACTGATCCGGCCGACGGAAGCGCACAACATCCCGGTCAAGACCATGCCCGAGACCCATTGGGTCGAAGCCGACCGGGACGCCTTCGCCTCTGCCTGGAATGCCGAGATTGCCGAGGTGCCGGAGTTTTCCGACAGCACCCTGCATATGGTGACAGGTCTCCTGTTGCCTATCTGGAAGCGGTTGCCGAACGAATCCACCCGCGTCTATCGGCTCCAGACCGATGCTGGCGAGCGGATCATCGGCCGCCGCGTTTCGCCTGCCTGGGTTGCCCACGCGACCGCGATCGGCGTCGCGTCGATCACGCCGGAGGATGCCTTCACCGCCCTTATGGACGGAAAGACGATCCTCGATCTCGCCGAGGGCCTTCAGCTTCGCCGGGTCCGCGTCATGGGCGCGCTGCGCATCGAACTCACCGGCTTCACCGACACGATGCGCCAGCGCCTCACGGCCTATGGCCTCTATCACGAGATCATCTCGTGGAAGCTGCGCTTCTTCGTGCCGGTGGACGCTCAGGGGCCGGTAATCATCGGCAAGCTCTTCGACCGCTGGCCGGTCGAACGCATCGGCGAACGGGAGGCCGCATAA
- a CDS encoding DNA -binding domain-containing protein: MLSLTEYDRQHIKLYARLLDAEADGADWREAAEVLFGICPRTEPDRARRVHDSHLARAHWMTEHGYRQLRRGRPH; this comes from the coding sequence ATGCTGTCGCTCACCGAATATGACCGACAGCACATTAAACTCTATGCACGTCTGCTGGACGCAGAGGCAGATGGAGCAGACTGGCGGGAAGCGGCCGAGGTTCTTTTCGGCATCTGTCCAAGGACTGAGCCGGACCGCGCTCGCCGCGTCCACGACAGCCATCTGGCTCGCGCACACTGGATGACCGAGCATGGCTACCGGCAGCTCAGGCGCGGCCGGCCTCATTAG
- a CDS encoding DUF7146 domain-containing protein — translation MASRHASELAHRLGREAEAVCREYLSSGRRAGNYWQVGDAQNSPGRSLYVRLRDTPKGPAGKWTDAATGDHGDLLDIIREALGLVDFTDVAEEARRFLSLPHPLPEQTGTPTGRTSSIAVGSPEASRRLFAVSQPIGGTLAEIYLSGRAITSLIGGTALRYHPRCYYRPDEHSPTEIWPAMIASVTDLDGRQTGAHRTWLAPDGSGKAPVETPRRAMGDLLGHGVHFGVAGDVLVAGEGIETVLSPRQVLPHMPMLAALSAAHLAAILFPATLRRLYVLRDRDPAGDGARDSLIARAASVGIEAVAMSPAREDFNEDLRWRGVDALRAALKDQLHPVDVSRFMEG, via the coding sequence ATGGCTTCGCGTCACGCCTCGGAACTGGCGCATCGCCTCGGCCGCGAGGCCGAGGCGGTCTGCCGCGAATACCTGTCCTCCGGTCGGAGGGCAGGCAATTACTGGCAGGTCGGGGACGCGCAGAACAGCCCCGGCCGCTCCCTCTATGTCCGACTCAGGGACACCCCCAAAGGTCCGGCCGGGAAATGGACCGACGCCGCCACCGGCGACCATGGCGATCTGCTCGACATCATCCGCGAGGCGCTTGGCCTCGTCGATTTCACGGATGTGGCCGAGGAAGCGCGCCGTTTCCTCAGTCTCCCGCATCCCTTGCCGGAACAGACCGGGACACCGACCGGCAGGACATCGAGCATTGCCGTCGGTTCGCCCGAAGCGTCGCGGCGGCTGTTCGCCGTGTCGCAGCCGATTGGCGGCACGCTTGCGGAAATCTACCTCAGCGGGCGGGCAATCACGTCGCTCATCGGCGGCACCGCACTGCGCTACCATCCCCGGTGCTATTACCGGCCCGACGAGCATTCGCCCACGGAGATCTGGCCGGCGATGATCGCGTCCGTCACCGACCTTGACGGGCGACAGACCGGCGCGCACCGCACCTGGCTCGCCCCGGACGGCTCGGGCAAGGCGCCTGTCGAAACGCCGAGGCGGGCGATGGGCGACCTTCTCGGACACGGCGTCCATTTTGGCGTTGCCGGCGATGTGCTGGTCGCCGGAGAGGGCATCGAGACCGTGCTGTCGCCCCGTCAGGTTCTGCCGCACATGCCGATGCTGGCGGCGCTCTCGGCCGCACACCTCGCCGCCATCCTGTTCCCGGCGACGCTGCGCAGGCTCTATGTCCTTCGCGATCGTGATCCGGCTGGGGACGGCGCGAGAGACAGCCTGATCGCCCGAGCTGCGAGCGTCGGGATCGAAGCGGTTGCGATGTCGCCAGCGCGCGAGGACTTCAACGAGGATCTGCGCTGGCGCGGCGTCGATGCCCTCCGGGCGGCCCTGAAGGATCAGCTTCATCCCGTGGACGTCAGCCGGTTCATGGAGGGGTGA
- a CDS encoding antitoxin of toxin-antitoxin stability system — MSKVIETTVYQLDELADAAKEKARDWYREGGFDYDWYDAVYEDFQQIAEILGLRLKTRSMRLNGVGSRQKPCIWFRGFWSQGDGACFETFYSYRKNAPRRIREHAPQDAELHRIAEALQAVQRRNFYQLRAEASHRGHYYHEYCMTISVERDSPTYQDMTADAEDAVAEALRDLARWLYRQLEREYEYLTSDEAVDEAITANEYTFTATGRRFG, encoded by the coding sequence ATGAGTAAGGTCATCGAAACCACGGTCTATCAGCTCGACGAGCTTGCTGACGCCGCCAAGGAGAAGGCCCGCGATTGGTATCGCGAAGGCGGCTTCGACTACGACTGGTATGATGCCGTTTACGAGGATTTCCAACAGATCGCGGAAATCCTCGGCCTTCGGCTGAAAACCCGCAGCATGCGGCTCAACGGCGTCGGCTCCCGGCAGAAGCCCTGCATCTGGTTTCGGGGGTTCTGGAGCCAGGGCGACGGCGCCTGCTTCGAGACCTTCTATTCCTACCGGAAAAACGCCCCGCGCCGGATCAGGGAACACGCGCCGCAAGACGCCGAACTGCACCGCATCGCCGAGGCGCTTCAGGCGGTCCAGCGGCGTAATTTCTACCAGCTTCGCGCCGAGGCGAGCCATCGCGGTCACTACTACCACGAATACTGCATGACGATCTCGGTCGAGCGCGACAGTCCAACCTATCAGGATATGACGGCCGATGCGGAAGACGCCGTGGCCGAGGCGCTGCGCGACCTGGCCCGTTGGCTCTACCGGCAGCTCGAACGCGAATACGAGTATCTCACCTCGGACGAGGCCGTCGACGAGGCGATCACCGCCAACGAATACACGTTCACGGCAACCGGCCGCCGCTTCGGTTGA
- a CDS encoding DUF2285 domain-containing protein, which yields MRPKRSAIAGVSDFPARPSLNALEQPVFWTPEADTSVVHIGPAPEIEQVSPRIFEDIRSEISRSSEEGLHISVLTGSGRLHLVSRAGLEPTQSIAAIIPLDAHSLDRVQSLIRLWRSLHGLPVPQDSRMTAQQRRRLKNMLRAADGRLHNADYREIAEAIFGVERVASDPWKTSALRDAVLDLVKDGFAMIDGGYRKLLRHRRRS from the coding sequence CTGAGACCGAAGCGATCGGCGATCGCTGGGGTCTCCGATTTCCCCGCCAGGCCGAGCCTGAATGCACTCGAACAACCGGTTTTCTGGACGCCGGAAGCTGACACCAGCGTAGTCCATATCGGACCCGCCCCGGAAATTGAGCAGGTCAGCCCTCGCATTTTCGAGGATATTCGCTCGGAAATCAGCCGCAGTTCAGAGGAAGGACTGCATATATCGGTTCTCACCGGAAGCGGTCGCCTGCACCTTGTCTCGAGAGCGGGTCTCGAGCCGACGCAGTCCATCGCCGCCATCATTCCGCTCGACGCCCACAGCCTGGATCGTGTCCAGTCACTGATCAGACTCTGGCGAAGCCTTCACGGCCTGCCTGTGCCACAGGACAGCCGGATGACGGCGCAGCAGCGCCGTCGTCTCAAAAACATGCTGCGCGCCGCTGACGGCCGTTTGCACAATGCCGACTATCGCGAGATCGCCGAAGCGATTTTCGGAGTTGAACGCGTTGCCAGCGACCCCTGGAAAACGTCCGCGCTCCGGGACGCTGTCCTCGATCTGGTCAAGGACGGCTTCGCGATGATCGACGGCGGTTACCGCAAGCTTCTTCGCCACCGCCGTCGTTCGTAA